A part of Cervus elaphus chromosome 11, mCerEla1.1, whole genome shotgun sequence genomic DNA contains:
- the C11H9orf78 gene encoding telomere length and silencing protein 1 homolog: MPVTGKTFRRRRADSESEEDEQDSEEVRLKLEETREVQNLRKRPNGVSAVALLVGEKVQEETTLVDDPFQMKTGGMVDMKKLKERGKDKISEEEDLHLGTSFSAETNRRDEDADMMKYIETELKKRKGIVEHEEQKVKPKNAEDCLYELPENIRVSSAKKTEEMLSNQMLSGIPEVDLGIDAKIKNIISTEDAKARLLAEQQNKKKDSETSFVPTNMAVNYVQHNRFYHEELNAPIRRNKEEPKARPLRVGDTEKPEPERSPPNRKRPANEKATDDYHYEKFKKMNRRY, from the exons ATGCCGGTCACTGGGAAGACTTTCCGCCGGCGCCGCGCCGACTCGGAGTCGGAGGAAGATGAGCAGGACTCAGAGGAGGTTCG attAAAACTGGAAGAGACCCGAGAGGTGCAGAACTTGAGGAAGAGGCCCAACGGGGTGAG TGCTGTTGCCCTGCTGGTGGGAGAGAAAGTACAAGAAGAGACCACTCTAGTG GATGATCCCTTTCAGATGAAGACAGGCGGGATGGTGGACATGAAGAAACTAAAGGAAAGGGGCAAAGATAA GATCAGCGAAGAGGAAGACCTCCATCTGGGGACATCATTTTCCGCAGAAACCAACCGAAGGGACGAGGATGCCGACAT GATGAAGTACATTGAGACAGAGCTGAAGAAGCGGAAAGGGATCGTGGAACACGAGGAACAGAAAGTCAAGCCAAAGAATGCAGAGGATTGCCTTTATGAGCTGCCGGAAAACATCCGGGTTTCCTCAGCAAAGAAGACGGAGGAGATGCTCTCCAACCAGATGCTGAGTGGCATCCCCGAGGTGGACCTCGGCATCGA tgCGAAAATAAAAAACATCATTTCCACGGAGGACGCCAAGGCCCGTCTGCTGGCTGAGCAGCAGAACAAGAAGAAAGACAGCGAGACCTCGTTCGTGCCCACCAACATGGCGGTGAACTACGTGCAGCACAACCGCT TTTACCATGAGGAGCTCAACGCTCCCATACGGAGAAACAAAGAGGAGCCCAAAGCCCGACCCTTGCGCGTGGGGGACACAGAGAAGCCGGAGCCTGAGC gGTCCCCTCCCAACCGCAAGCGTCCTGCTAATGAGAAGGCCACGGATGATTATCATTACGAGAAGTTCAAGAAGATGAACAGGCGGTACTGA